The proteins below are encoded in one region of uncultured Desulfovibrio sp.:
- a CDS encoding N4-gp56 family major capsid protein translates to MPPITGTGDISYRTAGYVCGELLKRAQPLIVLSRFGQQKPIPKNHGNEIKFRGYLPLDNIPKALVEGVTPAASKPAFRDVVSRLQQYGDYIEITDVLSDTIEDPIWTEFSDILGEQSAIMLERVVTNKLLAGTNVFFSGKTGGIQATTRDGVNEPLTLTLQRRVTRALKRQEARTITSVVAASANYSTFAIAPSYVAVCHTDVESDIRNMPGFVPVEKYGSYRPMEGEVGSVENVRYVTTNLMEPWLDAGAAPAGGVEVESNEGACADVYPILFLGKNAFGVTPFAAQRGSGASPVNVMALNPNTPRGGDPLGQRGSLGWKAYRTAEILYDMWMARVEVAVTRL, encoded by the coding sequence ATGCCGCCCATCACCGGTACCGGGGATATTTCCTACCGCACCGCAGGTTACGTCTGTGGTGAGCTGCTCAAGCGTGCCCAGCCGCTTATTGTGCTGTCCCGCTTTGGGCAGCAGAAGCCCATCCCCAAGAATCATGGCAACGAGATCAAGTTCCGCGGCTATCTGCCCCTGGACAATATTCCAAAGGCCCTTGTGGAAGGCGTGACGCCTGCGGCTTCCAAGCCCGCGTTCCGCGATGTGGTATCGCGCCTGCAGCAGTATGGCGACTACATCGAAATCACCGATGTGCTGTCGGACACCATCGAGGACCCCATCTGGACAGAGTTTTCCGACATTCTGGGAGAACAGTCTGCCATCATGCTGGAACGGGTGGTGACCAACAAGCTGCTGGCCGGCACCAATGTCTTCTTTTCTGGAAAGACGGGCGGCATTCAGGCCACGACACGCGATGGTGTCAACGAGCCGCTGACCCTGACCCTGCAGCGCCGCGTGACACGTGCCCTCAAGCGTCAGGAGGCCCGCACCATCACCAGTGTGGTGGCTGCCAGCGCCAATTATTCCACCTTTGCCATTGCGCCGTCCTATGTGGCTGTCTGCCATACGGACGTGGAGTCGGACATTCGCAACATGCCCGGCTTTGTACCCGTGGAAAAGTACGGTTCGTACCGTCCCATGGAAGGAGAAGTGGGGTCTGTGGAGAACGTCCGCTATGTGACCACCAATCTCATGGAGCCGTGGCTGGATGCCGGGGCCGCCCCTGCCGGCGGCGTGGAAGTGGAAAGCAATGAAGGCGCCTGTGCCGACGTCTATCCCATTCTTTTTCTGGGCAAAAACGCCTTTGGCGTGACGCCCTTTGCCGCCCAGCGCGGCAGCGGGGCTTCGCCGGTGAACGTCATGGCGCTCAATCCCAATACGCCGCGCGGTGGTGATCCGCTTGGCCAGCGCGGCAGCCTTGGCTGGAAGGCCTATCGCACGGCCGAAATCCTGTACGACATGTGGATGGCCCGCGTGGAAGTGGCCGTTACCCGCCTGTAG
- a CDS encoding DUF6682 family protein, with the protein MLLAADVLRLVSGALQDLEPGMAARWPWEAEEGRIGLLDFLNAALRAVALQRPDCCAVTEVIRLEPGMLQHIPSIRRHGARHDATGFCGLVRNMGMDGEHPGAPIVSVQADVLMAWADSLPPACRVENFAYDRISNSQVYYVCPPVPDDADVYVEATYYAAPAIIKTPEQPLGVADDYAQALVHHMLASVLSGDNESSNAAKASYHMQLFSALLGTKTQVDGTWPKTGSMGGA; encoded by the coding sequence ATGCTGCTGGCGGCTGATGTCCTTCGCCTGGTGTCGGGTGCGTTGCAGGACCTTGAGCCGGGCATGGCCGCACGCTGGCCCTGGGAAGCCGAAGAAGGCCGCATAGGCCTGCTTGACTTTCTCAATGCCGCCTTGCGGGCAGTGGCCCTGCAGCGCCCCGACTGTTGTGCCGTGACGGAGGTCATCCGCCTGGAACCCGGCATGTTGCAGCACATCCCGTCCATCCGGAGGCACGGGGCACGCCACGATGCTACGGGCTTCTGCGGGCTGGTGCGCAATATGGGCATGGATGGGGAGCATCCAGGAGCGCCCATCGTTTCCGTGCAGGCGGATGTGCTCATGGCCTGGGCCGACAGTCTGCCCCCTGCCTGCCGTGTGGAGAACTTCGCCTACGACAGGATCAGCAATAGCCAGGTGTACTACGTGTGCCCGCCTGTCCCGGACGATGCCGATGTCTATGTGGAAGCCACCTACTATGCCGCACCGGCAATCATCAAGACGCCGGAACAGCCTCTGGGAGTGGCTGACGACTATGCGCAGGCCCTTGTGCACCACATGCTGGCCTCGGTGCTGTCTGGCGACAATGAAAGCAGCAATGCCGCCAAGGCCAGTTACCACATGCAGCTGTTCAGCGCACTGCTTGGCACCAAGACGCAGGTGGATGGCACGTGGCCCAAAACCGGCAGTATGGGAGGCGCCTGA
- a CDS encoding phage tail protein, translating into MSQTTEEQATSPTPEEVIGKVNESISALQDAQQTVVKGAHLLAQHVNDPNAHGAAIPEVVEQHIPVPVMEGTMLQWQKPDGTPFGNAVDLKGEPGRDGVDGQNGTDGQDGQIGPRPDHRWEGTKLLIQNVDGSWPDEGVDLKGDKGDTGQMEGLSDAVDSDSSTTPASSKAVKTAYDKAAAAQSAADAADSKAQAAQSAAEAADNKAQNAQSTAQNADSKAQAAQTAAEAADSKAQSAQSAAEAAQAAADSAAAIADDAKAAAESAGELATEDSPGLVKASTTAQAGTVPMAGSDGSLDESWVPKPESLPVGTLIASFSTSMGGFLLCHGGTPSRTTYADLFAVIGTAFGPGDGSTTFNLPDFRGKTFWGADNNLMSVIEAGLPNITGQVTGDGGYGTASSGAFYQSSSTTGPNGSQRDARVVSMNASRSSAIYGNSDTVQPPAISVNVFIKY; encoded by the coding sequence ATGAGCCAGACAACGGAAGAACAGGCCACCTCCCCTACCCCGGAAGAGGTCATTGGCAAGGTCAACGAAAGTATTTCTGCCCTGCAGGATGCTCAGCAGACCGTGGTGAAAGGGGCGCATCTGCTGGCCCAGCACGTGAATGATCCCAATGCCCACGGTGCGGCCATCCCGGAAGTGGTGGAACAGCATATTCCTGTTCCTGTCATGGAAGGAACCATGCTGCAATGGCAGAAGCCGGACGGGACGCCTTTTGGCAATGCTGTGGATCTGAAAGGGGAACCTGGCCGGGATGGCGTAGATGGACAGAACGGCACTGATGGTCAGGACGGGCAGATTGGCCCCCGCCCAGATCATCGCTGGGAAGGCACGAAACTGCTGATCCAGAACGTGGATGGCTCCTGGCCTGATGAAGGCGTGGACCTGAAAGGGGACAAGGGGGATACGGGGCAGATGGAAGGCCTTTCCGATGCGGTGGACAGTGACAGCAGCACTACGCCTGCCAGCAGCAAAGCCGTGAAAACTGCCTATGACAAGGCGGCTGCGGCCCAGAGCGCAGCGGATGCTGCCGACAGCAAGGCACAGGCGGCCCAGAGCGCTGCCGAAGCGGCGGATAACAAGGCTCAAAACGCGCAGAGCACCGCCCAGAATGCCGATAGCAAGGCGCAGGCCGCCCAGACAGCCGCTGAGGCTGCCGACAGCAAGGCGCAGTCCGCCCAGAGCGCCGCCGAGGCTGCTCAGGCAGCCGCAGACAGCGCAGCAGCTATTGCTGATGACGCCAAGGCAGCCGCAGAATCCGCGGGCGAGCTGGCCACGGAAGACTCTCCAGGGCTGGTCAAGGCCAGCACCACGGCGCAGGCCGGCACCGTACCCATGGCCGGGTCCGATGGCTCGCTGGATGAAAGCTGGGTGCCCAAACCGGAGAGTCTCCCTGTAGGTACTCTGATAGCATCTTTCTCTACCAGTATGGGTGGTTTCCTGCTTTGCCATGGTGGCACTCCGTCCAGAACGACCTATGCAGACCTTTTTGCCGTTATTGGGACAGCGTTCGGACCCGGAGACGGGTCGACCACTTTTAATCTGCCTGACTTCCGGGGTAAGACATTCTGGGGTGCTGATAATAATTTAATGAGCGTTATTGAAGCGGGGCTGCCGAATATTACTGGTCAAGTAACTGGTGACGGCGGTTATGGTACCGCTTCTAGTGGAGCCTTTTATCAGTCTAGCTCCACAACAGGTCCAAATGGCAGCCAGCGCGATGCGCGCGTTGTTTCTATGAATGCCTCTCGTTCATCTGCTATCTACGGCAATTCAGATACGGTTCAGCCACCGGCAATCAGCGTGAACGTTTTCATCAAATATTAG
- a CDS encoding pseudouridine synthase produces the protein MMTRREILRHNAWQAVVSLDQALHCLGGLLTSLLLACVPGANMPAVWADETLSSRCWRWHVAGVRHWPCRWLDRLAALFGDREHCRNSYESERTGRQLPPELR, from the coding sequence ATGATGACCCGCCGGGAGATTCTCCGTCACAATGCCTGGCAGGCCGTGGTCTCGCTGGACCAGGCCCTGCACTGTCTGGGCGGACTGCTGACATCTCTGCTGCTGGCCTGTGTGCCGGGGGCAAATATGCCTGCGGTATGGGCTGACGAGACCCTGTCCAGCCGCTGCTGGCGCTGGCATGTGGCCGGCGTGCGGCACTGGCCCTGCCGCTGGCTGGACAGGCTGGCCGCCCTGTTTGGCGACAGGGAACACTGCCGGAATTCCTATGAAAGCGAGCGCACCGGCAGGCAGTTGCCGCCGGAACTGCGCTGA